The Sphingorhabdus lutea genome segment GGGCAGGGTGATGACCTGTTGCGTCTTTTTGTTAATTTGACCCAATAGGGAAAGGACCAATGCTTCGCCTGCGCCCTTTGCATCCTGTGATATAGTGGTCAGCGATGGGTTGGTCATGGCGGCGCTGGGTAAATTATCAAAACCAATAATGGCGACTTCTTGAGGCACGTTAATTTGTTTTTCCTTTAATGCGCGCATTGCGCCAATGGCGATTAAGTCACTTGCGGCGAATATTGCATCGAAAAATATGCCTTTTGCAATCAATCTACATGCCGCATCATATCCCGATTCTTCGGTCGTTATTGCGTCAATTTGCAATTGGGGGTTCAGCGATATGCCGCAAAGCAATAATGCCTCCTCAAAACCTTGAAACCTCTCTCTAAATTCAGGATAATGATGGCTGCTATTGCCCAAAAATGCGATATTGCGCCGACCAATATTGTGTAAATGCTGCGCGGCCATTCGCCCGCCGCCCCGATTATCTGAACCCAAAGTATATCCTGCACTATCCTGTTCCACTGCGCCCCAACGAACAAAACAGGTTTGATGTTTTTTCAATTGTGCCAAGCGTTCCTGATAATCTTCATAATCGCCATAGCCCAGCAGGATTATACCGTCTGCTTTATGCGTATCTTGATAATCGGTGTGCCAATCATTTGATAATTGCTGCATTGAAATTAACAAATCATATCCATTGGCCGCGCAGGTCCGCGTAATCGACCCCAACATGGTCAGGAAAAATGGATTGATTAAACTATCATCTGGGGTGGGGTCTTCAAAAAATAATAATGCCAAGGTGCTGGAGCTTTGTTTGCGAAGCGAAGACGCATTTTTATCGACACGATAATTTAATTGCGCGGCAATGGCCTCAATCCGCTTTCTTGTTGTCTCACTCACTGCCTTATTGCCGCTTAAAGCACGTGAAACCGTGGGCTGTGACACGCCAGCCAATTGTGCAATATCAAAAGAGGTTGGACGATTGGTCATATAAAATCTTAATTGACAACGAAAGTCAAAAACAAAGGAAAAAAGCTATGCATAATTGAATACGTATGCATTGAGCTATCGCAATTGGCAAATGATAAATATGTAACAACATACCGGGCGAGGAATTCGGTAAAAAAATAACAATACATTGCGTGAGAGAATTAGCGAGAGAGAATATCGTCAAATTATAATATGCGCGATGTTGGCTAGGGAGTATATAATGAAGAAATCCAATTTATTATTGGGCAGGCATCTGTCCCAAACAAGCCGCGTTGCCATGGGCGCATCAATGGCAATTGGCCTGATGATTGCGCCTGCGTATGCGCAAGATAAGGATAAAGAAAAACAAAACGAAGATCAGGTCATTATTGTTACCGGATTTCAGGCCAGCCTTGAAAATGCGGTCGCAGAAAAGAAGAATAATGATCAAATTGTGGAATCGGTTTCTGCCGAAGATATTGGTAAATTGCCTGACGCTTCCATTGGTGAATCCATTGCGCGTTTGCCCGGTTTAACATCACAGCGCACTAGCGGGCGTGCAAATATCATCGCCATTCGCGGTCTTGGTCCGGATTTTTCGCAAACATTGTTAAATGGCCGTGAACAAACCAGCACGGGCGATGCCCGCGCGGTTGAATTTGACCAATATCCATCCGAAATAGTCAATCAGGTGGTGGTATATAAATCTCCAAATGCATCATTGGTGGGACAGGGGCTTGTCGGTACAATTGATGTTCGCACCATCCGCCCATTGGAAGCAGGTAAGCAAATTTTGGCCATTGGCGCACGCGGCAGCTATGCCGATTTGGGTAAATTAAACGCCGGATCAAAAGATTTTGGTTACCGTGTTAATGCAACCTATGTGGACCAATTTGCCGATGATACAATTGGCATTTCTTTGGCCGCTGCCTATGTTGATGAGCCATATCAATTACAAGAATTTAACGCATGGGGATAT includes the following:
- a CDS encoding LacI family DNA-binding transcriptional regulator — encoded protein: MTNRPTSFDIAQLAGVSQPTVSRALSGNKAVSETTRKRIEAIAAQLNYRVDKNASSLRKQSSSTLALLFFEDPTPDDSLINPFFLTMLGSITRTCAANGYDLLISMQQLSNDWHTDYQDTHKADGIILLGYGDYEDYQERLAQLKKHQTCFVRWGAVEQDSAGYTLGSDNRGGGRMAAQHLHNIGRRNIAFLGNSSHHYPEFRERFQGFEEALLLCGISLNPQLQIDAITTEESGYDAACRLIAKGIFFDAIFAASDLIAIGAMRALKEKQINVPQEVAIIGFDNLPSAAMTNPSLTTISQDAKGAGEALVLSLLGQINKKTQQVITLPTKLMMRDSTNILT